GGAAAGCGAAGCCGACGACGCCGCCGTCATCGTGCTGCGAGTCGCCCCGGATCCCATGTCCTGAGCGGGACCTTGCCGTCGCGCTGCCCGATGACGGACGATCCGCACCGGTATCAAAATGCCCGCCGGAGATCCCCGTCGGCGTCAACCGCCCACCGGCCGGGGTCGCCGCGGAGCCGAGCGTGGTCGGTGTCAACCAGGTCGCGTTCAACATCGGACAGAACGTGGGTCGACGAGGGTCACCTGCCGGGACTCGCCGCCCACGATCCACAAGGCGCGGCCGCGGGCCGCGGGTCAGCTGGGTGGCGAGGCCGGCCTGGAGCTGGTTGAGCTGGAGGGTGTCGCGCAGCAGGCACTGCTCGCCGGGCTTCTGCCGGTAGATGACCAGGTGCCGGAGTCGGCGATCACCCCTTCCGCCAGCGTCCACCGCGCCGACGCCTCGCGGCCCCGCGGGGAGGCGGCCACAGCGAGCTGCAGCCACGCGGCAGCGGCGATCATCACCAGCGGCAGCGCGGCCCGGTGCGACCGGTAGACCGCGGCGATGTCAACGACGGTCAACGGCTCGACGGTGTCGGCGTCGAGGTTGGTGTGCCCTGCGAACATCCCGCCGAGGTCGCCGTGGTCGTCGACGAGGCGGGCCATCGCCAACGCGAGCTCACGAGACTCCTCGGTGACCCGGCCGGGGTCCATGTTGAGCCGGGTCGCCACCGCCCGGTCGGGCGCGGTGAGCGCTTCAGGTCAGCATCGTCAGGGTCGCGGTGTCCCCGTGAGCGCTGATCGACGGATGCGCGTGGTCACCGGCCAGACCCCCCACCCGGGCCAGGGTCGCGCTGAGCAGGACCATCTCCAGCTGCCGGCAGGCCCGGCCGGGGGGTGGCCTCCACCAGGGCGCGGACGGTCGCGGTGTCGCGGTGGAACGGATCGGTCGGTGGGAGGTGATGGCCGGCGCCGCCGGGGTCAAGAGGGTTGAGGATCGTGCCGCCGCCGGGTCGCAGTGATCTCGAACGGCTCGGGACGCGCCTCCACCAGGACGTGACCGGCGAAGCGGCGGCGTTGCCCGCGAGGCCCACCGATGCGGCGGTACCGGTCGCGCAGCCGCCGCCGCTCGGCCAGCTCGTCGGCGGCCTGCTGGCGCCGCTCCTCGCGCAGCTGGCTGCGATCCGCCCGCCCGTCGCGGCGGCGCGCGCGGGCGCGAGTCACCCTTTTGGTGGCGGACCCTCGCCTTCGCCGTGACCGGATCACCGGGCGCCTCTGCACAGCGGCAGCGTGAACGCGAAGCCTTGGCGTTGGGTCCCCGACAGCCGGCGCAGCTCCAGCGAGCAGCGCCGGGCGGCTGCCTCGACCTGACCGACCGCGGTCTCGAGCTCGGCCGGGGTGGTGGCGGTGACGGTCACCAGCCACACGACCCGGTACACCGTGCGGCCCTCCACCAGGTCCTCCTCGCGCTGGGCGGCGTCGTGCCAGGCGCGCCGCTGCCGGGCGGAGGTCCCAAACCCCCACGTGCGCGCAGGGTCTGCTCGGACTCGGTGGACCACTGCTGGGTCTGGGCGCGGCGCTCGGCGGCCGTCAGCGGTGTGGGGACATACAGCAGGGACAGGCGGCGCTGGGCCGCACGCCGATCAGCAGGTGCTGGAGGAACTCGCCGGTCACCGGCCGACGCTGGCCGCGGCCCCGTCCACGCCAGGGTTCGGATCGCTGCAACGCACCGCACGCAGGCCGGCGTGCCGCGCACGTCGGTCTACGAGCTCGACCTCGCCCGGGAACCCGAGGGCGCCTGGCGGCTGGGCGGCTGCCGGCAGGCGCAGTGATGCGCCGGGGTCTAGCTGCCATCGCTGTCGTCGTCCTGGTGGCGCCGCTCGGCCTGAT
This is a stretch of genomic DNA from Egibacteraceae bacterium. It encodes these proteins:
- a CDS encoding SCO6880 family protein, which gives rise to MVHRVRADPARTWGFGTSARQRRAWHDAAQREEDLVEGRTVYRVVWLVTVTATTPAELETAVGQVEAAARRCSLELRRLSGTQRQGFAFTLPLCRGAR